A section of the Streptomyces sp. V3I8 genome encodes:
- a CDS encoding WhiB family transcriptional regulator has translation MDWRHNAVCREEDPELFFPIGNTGPALLQIEEAKAVCRRCPVMEQCLQWALESGQDSGVWGGLSEDERRAMKRRAARNRARQASA, from the coding sequence ATGGACTGGCGTCACAACGCCGTTTGCCGCGAGGAAGACCCCGAGCTCTTCTTCCCCATCGGCAACACCGGTCCTGCGCTGCTGCAGATCGAGGAAGCCAAGGCCGTCTGCCGTCGCTGCCCCGTCATGGAGCAGTGTCTGCAGTGGGCGCTCGAGTCCGGCCAGGACTCCGGCGTCTGGGGTGGCCTCAGCGAGGACGAGCGCCGTGCGATGAAGCGCCGCGCCGCTCGCAACAGGGCCCGTCAGGCATCCGCCTGA
- a CDS encoding sensor histidine kinase, which yields MPSMNDLVRQHTALGDSDLEWLHLLVSEWQLLSDLSFADLVLWVPTRDGTRYVSVAQMRPNTGPTSYQDDMVGHLVPRGRRPMLDAALDEGRIVREGDPEWREEVPVRVESIPVRREGRVLGVIARNTNLLTVRTPSRLELTYLQSASDLAQMIAAGSFPFHGQQVDMDASPRVGDGLIRVDADGVVQYASPNALSAYHRLGLAADLVGHHLGQTTAELAPSRGPVDEALAKVASGWAPREFEIESNDGVIQLRAIPLKPKGTRVGSLVLLRDVTELRRRERELITKDATIREIHHRVKNNLQTVAALLRLQARRIESDRGREALEEAVRRVGSIAIVHETLSQNLDERVEFDEIADRVLTMVAEISPGKVAGRRTGRFGILDAEVATPLSMVLTEILQNALEHGFREGERGTVEVSAVRGGTSKENRLLVTVQDDGAGLPEGFDPHRSGNLGLQIVRTLVEGELGGTFDMLPGPERGTQVVLDIPVRTPK from the coding sequence GTGCCCTCCATGAACGACCTCGTACGCCAGCACACCGCGCTCGGTGACTCCGACCTCGAGTGGCTGCATCTGCTGGTCTCGGAGTGGCAGCTGCTCTCCGACCTCTCCTTCGCCGACCTCGTCCTGTGGGTCCCCACCCGCGACGGCACCCGCTACGTCTCGGTCGCCCAGATGAGGCCCAACACCGGCCCCACCTCGTACCAGGACGACATGGTCGGCCACCTCGTCCCGCGCGGCCGCCGCCCCATGCTGGACGCCGCCCTGGACGAGGGCCGGATCGTGCGCGAGGGCGACCCGGAATGGCGCGAGGAGGTCCCCGTACGGGTGGAGTCCATCCCCGTGCGCAGGGAGGGCCGCGTCCTCGGCGTCATCGCCCGCAACACCAACCTGCTCACGGTGCGCACGCCCTCGCGGCTCGAACTCACCTACCTGCAGAGCGCGTCCGACCTGGCCCAGATGATCGCGGCCGGCTCCTTCCCGTTCCACGGCCAGCAGGTCGACATGGACGCCTCGCCGCGCGTGGGCGACGGGCTGATCAGGGTGGACGCGGACGGCGTCGTCCAGTACGCGTCCCCGAACGCGCTGTCGGCGTACCACCGGCTGGGCCTGGCCGCCGACCTGGTCGGGCACCACCTCGGACAGACCACCGCCGAACTCGCCCCCTCCCGGGGCCCGGTGGACGAGGCGCTGGCCAAGGTCGCCAGCGGCTGGGCGCCCCGTGAGTTCGAGATCGAGAGCAACGACGGCGTGATCCAGCTGCGCGCGATCCCCCTCAAGCCCAAGGGCACGCGCGTCGGTTCCCTGGTCCTCCTGCGCGACGTGACCGAACTACGCCGCCGTGAGCGCGAGTTGATCACCAAGGACGCGACCATCCGGGAGATCCACCACCGGGTGAAGAACAACCTCCAGACGGTCGCGGCCCTGCTGCGCCTGCAGGCCCGCCGTATCGAGTCCGACCGGGGCCGCGAAGCCCTCGAGGAGGCCGTGCGCCGGGTCGGCTCGATCGCCATCGTGCACGAGACGCTCTCGCAGAACCTCGACGAGCGCGTGGAGTTCGACGAGATCGCCGACCGGGTGCTGACCATGGTCGCCGAGATCTCGCCGGGCAAGGTCGCCGGCCGGCGCACGGGCCGCTTCGGCATACTCGACGCCGAGGTCGCGACCCCGCTCTCCATGGTCCTCACCGAGATCCTGCAGAACGCGCTGGAGCACGGCTTCCGCGAGGGCGAGCGGGGCACGGTGGAGGTCTCCGCGGTCCGCGGCGGCACGTCGAAGGAGAACCGCCTCCTGGTCACGGTCCAGGACGACGGGGCGGGCCTGCCCGAGGGCTTCGACCCGCACCGCTCGGGCAACCTCGGCCTGCAGATCGTCCGGACCCTCGTGGAGGGCGAGCTGGGCGGCACCTTCGACATGCTCCCGGGCCCGGAGCGCGGCACCCAGGTCGTGCTGGACATTCCGGTGCGCACTCCCAAGTAG